From a region of the Triticum aestivum cultivar Chinese Spring chromosome 7D, IWGSC CS RefSeq v2.1, whole genome shotgun sequence genome:
- the LOC123169382 gene encoding uncharacterized protein isoform X2: MALAFLPPAPAVHHPPRPLNPPPLACATNTGFSFLFPPSSRWPSLQRASSAAAGDGAGSSEAPGDSSLDADLLRRVSGAEDADRALDIVAESLGGGAGSGSKASLDSSDCNAIVAAALDRGNVDLALSVFDAMRSGLARVGRWSWARPDARTYALLVQRLAAALRVSDAIRIVDYVSRAGVSSAEEVVSCSKCRYQYELFSGDVTSIESEEVSMDISAFEKALQFINVMKDDLPAAVHSIVIRTPSGTARTHRFATKTVELPAQGGERVTISLAAPANAYRQMGPLKIAARSKGFSPGEPMCLTNHVSGEISKLLRVPSKNAGPLFLSPYLVVGAVALLASGDAVSAFIDPSLPRLITATAIASAAVGTTLNQVILPETRKLPQKAVDIVAVQQKLLSQYDMLQSRLKDLKRLVEKEVWMLARMCQLENKILAVGEPSYRARRGRVKRVRKSLETTLLAKIELMESYAKLCSMIEIEVEMDSDVIVAEAATGAERISEQIEQLMEIDSLEEQWRIQAEANDEAERLLGSDSSEALSAESV; encoded by the exons ATGGCGCTCGCCTTCCTCCCACCCGCGCCCGCAGTCCACCATCCGCCGCGCCCCCTCAATCCCCCGCCGCTCGCGTGCGCCACCAACACCGGCTTCTCTTTCCTCTTCCCACCGTCCTCCCGCTGGCCCTCCCTGCAGAGGGCCAGCTCCGCGGCAGCCGGCGATGGCGCCGGCTCGTCAGAAGCGCCGGGCGACAGTTCGCTCGACGCAGACCTCCTCAGGAGAGTCTCCGGGGCAGAGGACGCGGACCGAGCGCTGGACATTGTTGCGGAGTCGCTGGGAGGCGGGGCCGGCTCCGGCTCGAAAGCGTCTCTCGACTCGTCCGACTGCAACGCGATAGTAGCGGCAGCGCTTGACCGGGGCAACGTCGATCTCGCGCTCTCCGTCTTCGACGCGATGCGCTCCGGCCTGGCGCGAG TAGGGCGCTGGAGCTGGGCAAGGCCGGACGCGCGGACCTACGCGTTGCTAGTCCAGCGATTGGCGGCGGCTCTGCGCGTTTCTGATGCTATCAGGATAGTCGACTATGTGTCCCGTGCGGGTGTATCTTCTGCAGAGGAG GTGGTTTCTTGTTCGAAGTGCCGGTACCAATATGAACTATTTTCTGGAGACGTTACAAGCATCGAGTCAGAAGAAGTGAG CATGGATATTTCAGCTTTTGAGAAGGCCTTGCAATTTATAAATGTGATGAAAGATGATCTTCCAGCTGCCGTTCACTCTATCGTG atccggacacccTCAGGAACAGCCCGCACACATAGATTTGCTACCAAGACCGTGGAACTGCCTGCTCAAGGAGGAGAAAGAGTGACCATTTCCTTGGCTGCCCCAGCCAATGCTTATCGTCAGATGGGCCCCCTCAAGATTGCGGCACGCTCAAAAGGGTTTAGTCCAGGAGAACCCATGTGCCTCACTAACCATGTCAGTGGAGAGATCTCAAAGTTGCTAAGAGTGCCATCAAAGAATGCAGGACCATTGTTTCTTAGTCCTTATCTAGTTGTTGGTGCTGTTGCTTTGCTTGCTTCTGGAGATGCTGTTTCTGCATTCATTGATCCAAGTCTCCCTAGACTAATTACAGCAACTGCCATTGCATCGGCTGCTGTAGGAACAACACTAAATCAAGTGATCCTGCCAGAGACACGAAAG CTTCCGCAAAAGGCGGTAGACATAGTTGCTGTACAGCAGAAACTCTTATCTCAATATGACATGCTTCAAAGTCGTCTTAAGGATCTGAAACGGCTTGTTGAAAAAGAG GTGTGGATGCTTGCAAGAATGTGTCAGTTGGAGAACAAGATATTAGCAGTAGGCGAACCATCATATCG TGCTCGACGTGGTAGAGTGAAGAGGGTACGAAAAAGCTTGGAAACTACGCTGTTGGCAAAGATTGAGCTGATGGAAAGTTACGCAAAA TTATGTTCTATGATTGAAATTGAAGTTGAAATGGACTCTGACGTTATCGTTGCTGAAGCAGCAACCGGTGCA GAAAGAATATCAGAACAAATTGAACAGTTGATGGAGATTGACAGTCTTGAAGAG CAATGGCGTATACAAGCTGAGGCTAATGATGAAGCAGAAAGGCTTCTTGGCTCAGATTCTTCGGAAGCATTGTCTGCTGAGAGTGTATGA
- the LOC123169382 gene encoding uncharacterized protein isoform X1, whose protein sequence is MALAFLPPAPAVHHPPRPLNPPPLACATNTGFSFLFPPSSRWPSLQRASSAAAGDGAGSSEAPGDSSLDADLLRRVSGAEDADRALDIVAESLGGGAGSGSKASLDSSDCNAIVAAALDRGNVDLALSVFDAMRSGLARVGRWSWARPDARTYALLVQRLAAALRVSDAIRIVDYVSRAGVSSAEEVPFGITVRCPTCMVAIAVAQPQHGTQVVSCSKCRYQYELFSGDVTSIESEEVSMDISAFEKALQFINVMKDDLPAAVHSIVIRTPSGTARTHRFATKTVELPAQGGERVTISLAAPANAYRQMGPLKIAARSKGFSPGEPMCLTNHVSGEISKLLRVPSKNAGPLFLSPYLVVGAVALLASGDAVSAFIDPSLPRLITATAIASAAVGTTLNQVILPETRKLPQKAVDIVAVQQKLLSQYDMLQSRLKDLKRLVEKEVWMLARMCQLENKILAVGEPSYRARRGRVKRVRKSLETTLLAKIELMESYAKLCSMIEIEVEMDSDVIVAEAATGAERISEQIEQLMEIDSLEEQWRIQAEANDEAERLLGSDSSEALSAESV, encoded by the exons ATGGCGCTCGCCTTCCTCCCACCCGCGCCCGCAGTCCACCATCCGCCGCGCCCCCTCAATCCCCCGCCGCTCGCGTGCGCCACCAACACCGGCTTCTCTTTCCTCTTCCCACCGTCCTCCCGCTGGCCCTCCCTGCAGAGGGCCAGCTCCGCGGCAGCCGGCGATGGCGCCGGCTCGTCAGAAGCGCCGGGCGACAGTTCGCTCGACGCAGACCTCCTCAGGAGAGTCTCCGGGGCAGAGGACGCGGACCGAGCGCTGGACATTGTTGCGGAGTCGCTGGGAGGCGGGGCCGGCTCCGGCTCGAAAGCGTCTCTCGACTCGTCCGACTGCAACGCGATAGTAGCGGCAGCGCTTGACCGGGGCAACGTCGATCTCGCGCTCTCCGTCTTCGACGCGATGCGCTCCGGCCTGGCGCGAG TAGGGCGCTGGAGCTGGGCAAGGCCGGACGCGCGGACCTACGCGTTGCTAGTCCAGCGATTGGCGGCGGCTCTGCGCGTTTCTGATGCTATCAGGATAGTCGACTATGTGTCCCGTGCGGGTGTATCTTCTGCAGAGGAG GTCCCGTTTGGCATAACTGTTCGCTGTCCAACCTGCATGGTGGCAATTGCTGTCGCGCAGCCTCAGCATGGAACTCAG GTGGTTTCTTGTTCGAAGTGCCGGTACCAATATGAACTATTTTCTGGAGACGTTACAAGCATCGAGTCAGAAGAAGTGAG CATGGATATTTCAGCTTTTGAGAAGGCCTTGCAATTTATAAATGTGATGAAAGATGATCTTCCAGCTGCCGTTCACTCTATCGTG atccggacacccTCAGGAACAGCCCGCACACATAGATTTGCTACCAAGACCGTGGAACTGCCTGCTCAAGGAGGAGAAAGAGTGACCATTTCCTTGGCTGCCCCAGCCAATGCTTATCGTCAGATGGGCCCCCTCAAGATTGCGGCACGCTCAAAAGGGTTTAGTCCAGGAGAACCCATGTGCCTCACTAACCATGTCAGTGGAGAGATCTCAAAGTTGCTAAGAGTGCCATCAAAGAATGCAGGACCATTGTTTCTTAGTCCTTATCTAGTTGTTGGTGCTGTTGCTTTGCTTGCTTCTGGAGATGCTGTTTCTGCATTCATTGATCCAAGTCTCCCTAGACTAATTACAGCAACTGCCATTGCATCGGCTGCTGTAGGAACAACACTAAATCAAGTGATCCTGCCAGAGACACGAAAG CTTCCGCAAAAGGCGGTAGACATAGTTGCTGTACAGCAGAAACTCTTATCTCAATATGACATGCTTCAAAGTCGTCTTAAGGATCTGAAACGGCTTGTTGAAAAAGAG GTGTGGATGCTTGCAAGAATGTGTCAGTTGGAGAACAAGATATTAGCAGTAGGCGAACCATCATATCG TGCTCGACGTGGTAGAGTGAAGAGGGTACGAAAAAGCTTGGAAACTACGCTGTTGGCAAAGATTGAGCTGATGGAAAGTTACGCAAAA TTATGTTCTATGATTGAAATTGAAGTTGAAATGGACTCTGACGTTATCGTTGCTGAAGCAGCAACCGGTGCA GAAAGAATATCAGAACAAATTGAACAGTTGATGGAGATTGACAGTCTTGAAGAG CAATGGCGTATACAAGCTGAGGCTAATGATGAAGCAGAAAGGCTTCTTGGCTCAGATTCTTCGGAAGCATTGTCTGCTGAGAGTGTATGA